The following are encoded together in the Serratia sp. UGAL515B_01 genome:
- the sspB gene encoding ClpXP protease specificity-enhancing factor, with product MDTLQMTPRRPYLLRAFYDWLLDNQLTPHLVVDVMLPGVQVPMEFVRDGQIVLNIAPRAVGNLQLGDNEVSFNARFGGVPRQVLVPIAAVLAIYARENGAGTMFEPEAAYEAEGVVEDPETGKSTSAALMSVVDGNRPDNDEGDNGPDDEPTPPPRGGRPALRVVK from the coding sequence ATGGATACGCTTCAGATGACTCCACGCCGGCCTTATTTATTACGGGCATTCTATGACTGGTTGCTGGATAACCAACTCACTCCGCATCTAGTGGTGGATGTCATGCTTCCTGGTGTGCAGGTACCCATGGAGTTTGTCCGCGATGGTCAGATCGTATTGAATATTGCTCCGCGTGCCGTAGGCAACTTGCAACTCGGCGACAATGAAGTGAGCTTCAATGCACGCTTTGGTGGTGTACCGCGTCAGGTTTTGGTTCCGATCGCTGCCGTGTTGGCAATTTATGCGCGTGAAAACGGGGCTGGCACCATGTTTGAACCTGAAGCCGCATATGAAGCTGAAGGGGTTGTTGAAGATCCTGAAACTGGGAAAAGCACTTCAGCGGCCCTGATGTCGGTGGTTGACGGCAATCGTCCTGATAATGACGAGGGTGATAATGGCCCAGATGACGAACCAACTCCGCCGCCACGTGGTGGTCGCCCGGCGTTGCGTGTTGTTAAGTAA
- the sspA gene encoding stringent starvation protein SspA: protein MAVAANKRSVMTLFSGPTDIFSHQVRIVLAEKGVSVEIEQVEPDNLPQDLIDLNPYQTVPTLVDRELTLYESRIIMEYLDERFPHPPLMPVYPVARGESRLMMLRIEKNWYSLMYKIEQSNGQEAESARRQLREELLAIAPIFGQTPYFMSEEFSLVDCYLAPLLWRLPQMGIELIGAGSKELKGYMTRVFERDAFLASLTEAEREMRLQTRG, encoded by the coding sequence ATGGCTGTCGCTGCCAACAAACGTTCGGTAATGACGCTGTTCTCTGGCCCGACCGACATCTTTAGCCATCAAGTACGTATTGTACTGGCTGAAAAAGGCGTCAGCGTCGAGATCGAGCAGGTTGAACCCGATAACCTGCCGCAGGATCTGATTGACCTCAACCCTTACCAAACGGTACCGACGCTGGTTGATCGCGAACTGACCCTGTACGAATCCCGCATCATCATGGAATACCTTGATGAACGTTTCCCGCATCCACCGTTAATGCCTGTTTATCCGGTTGCGCGTGGTGAAAGCCGTTTGATGATGTTACGCATCGAGAAAAATTGGTACTCGCTGATGTACAAAATCGAGCAGAGCAACGGTCAGGAAGCTGAATCAGCACGCCGTCAACTGCGCGAAGAGCTGCTGGCTATCGCCCCAATCTTTGGTCAGACGCCTTACTTCATGAGCGAAGAATTTAGCCTGGTGGACTGCTACCTTGCTCCGTTGCTGTGGCGTTTGCCGCAAATGGGTATTGAATTAATCGGTGCAGGTTCCAAAGAGCTGAAAGGCTATATGACCCGCGTATTCGAGCGTGATGCATTCCTGGCTTCTCTGACCGAAGCCGAGCGCGAAATGCGCCTGCAGACTCGGGGCTAA
- the rpsI gene encoding 30S ribosomal protein S9: protein MAENQYYGTGRRKSSAARVFIKPGNGNIVINQRTLEQYFGRETARMVVRQPLELVDMVGKLDLYITVKGGGISGQAGAIRHGITRALMEYDETLRGELRKAGFVTRDARKVERKKVGLRKARRRPQFSKR from the coding sequence ATGGCTGAAAATCAATACTACGGCACTGGTCGCCGCAAAAGCTCCGCCGCTCGCGTTTTTATCAAGCCGGGCAACGGTAACATCGTTATCAACCAGCGCACCCTGGAACAGTACTTTGGTCGCGAAACTGCCCGCATGGTAGTTCGTCAGCCGCTGGAACTGGTTGACATGGTCGGTAAACTGGATCTGTACATCACTGTTAAAGGTGGTGGCATTTCAGGTCAAGCTGGCGCTATCCGTCACGGTATCACCCGTGCACTGATGGAGTACGACGAGACTCTGCGTGGTGAGCTGCGTAAAGCTGGCTTCGTCACTCGTGATGCTCGTAAGGTTGAACGTAAGAAAGTCGGCCTGCGTAAAGCACGTCGTCGTCCGCAGTTCTCCAAGCGTTAA
- the rplM gene encoding 50S ribosomal protein L13, with amino-acid sequence MKTFTAKPETVKRDWYVVDADGKTLGRLATELARRLRGKHKAEYTPHVDTGDYIIVLNAEKVAVTGNKRNDKMYYHHTGHVGGIKEATFEEMIARRPERVIEIAVKGMLPKGPLGRAMFRKLKVYAGTEHNHAAQQPQVLDI; translated from the coding sequence ATGAAAACTTTCACAGCTAAACCAGAAACCGTAAAACGCGACTGGTATGTTGTTGATGCGGACGGTAAAACTTTAGGCCGTCTCGCTACTGAACTGGCTCGTCGTCTGCGCGGCAAGCATAAAGCGGAATACACCCCGCACGTTGATACGGGTGATTACATCATCGTTCTGAACGCAGAAAAAGTTGCTGTAACCGGCAACAAGCGTAATGACAAGATGTATTACCATCACACCGGTCACGTCGGTGGTATTAAAGAAGCGACCTTTGAAGAGATGATTGCTCGCCGTCCTGAGCGTGTGATTGAAATCGCGGTTAAAGGCATGCTGCCGAAGGGCCCGTTGGGTCGTGCAATGTTCCGTAAACTGAAAGTTTACGCTGGCACTGAGCACAATCACGCGGCACAGCAACCGCAAGTTCTTGACATCTAA
- the zapE gene encoding cell division protein ZapE, with amino-acid sequence MQAQSPLLRYQQALDAGEYQADAVQRQAVTQLDRIYQALQQVPVPSIDNGGLRRKLSRWLSIGKGEETAPLRPIQGLYMWGGVGRGKTWLMDLFFHSLPGDRKLRLHFHRFMLRVHEELTELQGQENPLEIVADGFKAQTDVLCFDEFFVSDITDAMLLATLLQALFARGITLVATSNILPDDLYRNGLQRARFLPAIKLIKEYCDVMNVDAGIDYRLRTLTQAHLYLTPLNQQTQDTMDHIFCKLAGRAGDDAPVLQINHRPLAAIRAVDGVLAVDFHTLCEEARSQLDYIALSRLYHSVMLYNVRVMGPLKENAARRFLALVDEFYERHVKLVIAAEASMFEIYQGEQLKFEFQRCLSRLQEMQSEEYLKLPHLP; translated from the coding sequence ATGCAGGCACAGTCACCGTTATTACGTTACCAGCAGGCGCTGGATGCGGGAGAATATCAGGCTGATGCGGTTCAGCGCCAAGCCGTTACTCAGTTAGACCGTATTTATCAGGCATTACAGCAGGTGCCTGTTCCTAGTATCGACAACGGTGGCTTGCGTCGTAAACTCAGTCGCTGGCTAAGTATAGGCAAAGGAGAAGAAACAGCGCCCCTGCGTCCGATACAAGGGCTATATATGTGGGGGGGAGTGGGCAGGGGAAAGACCTGGTTGATGGATCTGTTCTTCCATAGTTTGCCCGGTGATCGCAAACTGCGGTTGCATTTCCACCGTTTTATGCTGCGAGTGCATGAAGAACTGACTGAATTACAGGGGCAAGAAAATCCGTTGGAAATCGTTGCCGATGGATTTAAGGCGCAGACAGATGTGCTGTGTTTTGATGAGTTTTTTGTTTCCGATATCACGGATGCCATGTTGTTGGCGACGTTGCTACAGGCATTGTTTGCACGTGGCATCACCCTGGTGGCGACTTCCAACATTTTGCCAGACGATCTCTATCGTAATGGTCTGCAGCGAGCGCGTTTCCTGCCTGCGATCAAATTAATCAAAGAGTATTGCGACGTGATGAATGTCGATGCGGGGATTGATTATCGTTTGCGGACTTTGACACAGGCGCATCTTTATCTAACGCCGCTCAATCAACAAACTCAAGACACGATGGATCACATTTTCTGCAAACTGGCCGGAAGAGCGGGAGACGATGCCCCGGTACTGCAAATTAATCACCGGCCATTGGCCGCGATACGTGCTGTTGATGGGGTATTGGCAGTAGACTTTCATACCCTGTGCGAAGAGGCGCGTAGTCAACTGGATTACATTGCTCTGTCGCGTCTTTATCACAGCGTGATGTTGTACAATGTGCGCGTTATGGGGCCATTGAAAGAGAATGCCGCCCGTCGTTTTCTGGCGCTGGTAGATGAATTCTATGAGCGTCACGTCAAGCTGGTGATCGCTGCTGAAGCCTCGATGTTCGAGATTTATCAGGGAGAACAGCTGAAGTTTGAGTTTCAGCGCTGCCTGTCGCGGCTACAGGAGATGCAGAGCGAGGAATACCTGAAATTGCCACATCTGCCATAA
- the zapG gene encoding Z-ring associated protein ZapG has product MTWEYALIGLVVGIVIGAVAMRFSSRKLRQQQALQSELDKSKTELEEYRQELVGHFARSAELLDNMARDYRQLYQHMAKSSNNLLPDLPIPDNPFRYSLTEAEADNDQAPVEIPRDYSEGASGLLRGAPTRD; this is encoded by the coding sequence ATGACCTGGGAGTATGCGCTGATTGGATTGGTTGTCGGTATCGTGATTGGTGCGGTAGCAATGCGTTTTAGTAGCCGTAAATTGCGCCAGCAACAAGCCTTGCAAAGCGAACTGGATAAAAGCAAAACCGAACTTGAGGAGTACCGTCAAGAGTTGGTTGGCCATTTTGCGCGCAGTGCCGAATTGTTGGATAACATGGCACGTGACTATCGCCAGCTATATCAGCATATGGCAAAAAGTTCCAATAACCTTCTGCCAGACCTGCCGATACCGGACAATCCGTTTCGCTACAGTCTGACCGAGGCGGAGGCAGATAACGATCAAGCCCCCGTTGAAATACCGCGTGACTATTCCGAAGGTGCATCAGGCCTGCTTCGTGGCGCACCAACTAGAGATTAA
- the degQ gene encoding serine endoprotease DegQ, translated as MKKKSLIFSALAMSIGLSFASVSVVNAALPVAAEGQALPSLAPMLEKVLPAVVSVRVEGTQTQRQQLPEQFKYFFGPNMPPEKESSRPFEGLGSGVIIDAEKGYILTNNHVINNADKIKIQLNDGREYEAKLLGRDEQSDIALLQVNGAKNLTAIKIADSDKLRVGDFAVAVGNPFGLGQTATSGIISALGRSGLSLEGLENFIQTDASINRGNSGGALINLNGELIGINTAILAPGGGNIGIGFAIPSNMAQSLSKQLIEFGEVKRGLLGIKGSEMTADMAKAFKSDAQRGAFVSEVLPKSAAAKAGIKAGDILTSIEGKPINSFAELRAKVGTTAPGTTLKIGLLRDGKPMDVSVILDNNEDASTNAGTLAPSLQGASFSNGALPNGDKGVKIDNVEKDTPAAQVGLQKGDVIIGVNRERIETIAALRKLLETKPTVMALNIVRGEESIYLLLR; from the coding sequence ATGAAGAAAAAGTCTTTAATTTTTAGCGCATTAGCAATGAGCATAGGCCTATCATTCGCCTCTGTATCGGTGGTCAATGCAGCGTTACCTGTCGCCGCCGAAGGCCAGGCTCTGCCTAGCCTAGCGCCAATGCTGGAAAAAGTACTCCCTGCAGTGGTCAGTGTTCGAGTGGAAGGAACCCAAACACAACGTCAGCAATTACCAGAGCAATTTAAGTATTTCTTTGGCCCGAATATGCCTCCTGAAAAAGAGAGTTCTCGTCCTTTTGAAGGCCTGGGGTCAGGCGTGATTATTGATGCAGAAAAAGGGTATATTCTCACCAATAATCACGTAATCAATAATGCCGATAAAATCAAAATCCAGCTCAATGATGGACGCGAGTACGAAGCTAAATTGCTCGGCCGCGACGAGCAATCCGATATTGCACTACTGCAGGTCAATGGCGCTAAAAATCTAACAGCAATCAAAATAGCGGATTCCGACAAATTACGCGTCGGTGATTTTGCTGTTGCGGTTGGTAACCCATTCGGCCTAGGCCAGACTGCTACATCAGGTATTATCTCAGCACTGGGTCGCAGCGGTCTAAGTCTTGAAGGATTGGAAAACTTCATCCAGACAGATGCCTCAATTAACCGTGGTAACTCCGGCGGAGCACTGATAAACCTTAACGGTGAGCTGATTGGGATTAATACAGCAATATTGGCACCTGGTGGTGGCAATATCGGTATCGGTTTCGCTATCCCAAGCAATATGGCACAAAGCCTGAGCAAGCAACTGATCGAGTTTGGTGAAGTAAAACGTGGCCTGCTCGGCATCAAAGGCAGCGAAATGACCGCTGATATGGCGAAGGCGTTTAAGTCGGATGCACAACGCGGTGCCTTTGTCAGTGAAGTGTTACCAAAATCTGCAGCAGCTAAGGCAGGTATAAAAGCAGGCGACATCCTCACATCCATTGAAGGTAAGCCGATTAACAGCTTTGCCGAGTTGCGTGCCAAAGTGGGGACAACTGCGCCGGGGACCACTCTAAAAATCGGCCTGCTGCGTGACGGGAAACCGATGGATGTCTCCGTTATCTTGGACAACAACGAAGATGCCTCAACCAATGCAGGAACACTGGCTCCATCTCTGCAAGGTGCCTCCTTCAGCAACGGAGCGCTACCAAACGGCGATAAAGGTGTGAAGATTGATAACGTCGAAAAAGACACTCCCGCTGCACAAGTTGGCCTGCAGAAAGGAGATGTGATCATTGGTGTAAACCGTGAGCGTATTGAAACTATCGCCGCATTACGCAAGCTGCTTGAAACAAAACCGACGGTGATGGCATTAAACATCGTACGCGGTGAGGAAAGCATTTACCTGCTGTTGCGTTAA
- the degS gene encoding outer membrane-stress sensor serine endopeptidase DegS codes for MFAKLLRSIFIGLIVAGLILVAMPALRSSNNILASKSENTSDETPVSFNIGVRRAAPAVVNIYNRNMSGATNILSLGSGVIMNDRGYIITNRHVIKDAQQITVVLQDGRRYEAMLVGSDSLTDLAVLKIDPGNLPVIPINTKRTAHIGDVVLAIGNPYNLGQTVTQGIISATGRISMSTNGRQSFLQTDASINHGNSGGALVNSLGELMGINTLTYDKPTDGETPEGLGFAIPTELATKIMDKLIRDGRVIRGYFGIQGKEIIPIRANNSGIDRLQGIIVNELTPNGPAAGAGFHINDIIINVNNKPAVAVLETMDQVAEIRPGTQIPVVVLRDGKRITLNMTVGEFPEDDS; via the coding sequence ATGTTTGCGAAGCTTTTGCGTTCTATTTTTATTGGTTTGATTGTCGCTGGCCTGATATTGGTTGCTATGCCTGCGTTGCGTTCATCCAATAATATATTGGCCAGCAAATCAGAGAATACGAGTGATGAAACTCCGGTCAGTTTCAATATTGGTGTGCGCCGTGCTGCCCCGGCTGTAGTGAATATTTATAACCGCAATATGAGTGGCGCAACTAACATCCTGTCCTTGGGTTCCGGTGTGATCATGAACGATCGTGGCTATATCATCACCAATCGTCACGTGATCAAGGACGCACAGCAGATCACTGTGGTTCTGCAGGATGGCCGCCGTTATGAAGCGATGTTGGTGGGTTCCGACAGCTTGACCGATCTAGCGGTGCTGAAAATCGATCCTGGCAATTTGCCCGTAATCCCAATCAACACCAAGCGCACAGCGCATATCGGCGATGTCGTTCTGGCAATCGGCAATCCCTATAATCTGGGGCAAACCGTTACCCAAGGTATTATCAGCGCCACTGGTCGCATCAGCATGAGCACTAATGGGCGTCAGAGTTTTCTGCAGACAGATGCATCAATTAACCACGGTAATTCTGGCGGTGCGCTGGTTAACTCGCTGGGTGAACTGATGGGTATCAACACGCTGACCTACGACAAACCCACCGATGGAGAAACACCGGAAGGTCTGGGTTTTGCGATCCCGACAGAACTTGCCACCAAGATTATGGATAAACTGATCCGCGATGGGCGGGTGATCCGAGGTTATTTCGGCATCCAAGGGAAAGAGATCATTCCTATTCGCGCCAACAATAGCGGTATTGATCGCCTGCAGGGCATTATCGTGAACGAACTCACTCCCAATGGCCCAGCTGCTGGAGCAGGTTTTCACATCAATGACATCATTATAAACGTCAACAATAAACCAGCAGTTGCCGTGTTAGAAACCATGGATCAGGTGGCAGAAATTCGCCCTGGAACCCAGATCCCTGTCGTGGTACTCCGCGATGGCAAACGCATCACGCTAAATATGACCGTGGGTGAATTCCCGGAAGATGACAGTTAG
- the murA gene encoding UDP-N-acetylglucosamine 1-carboxyvinyltransferase: MDKFRVRGRTRLSGEVTISGAKNAALPILFATLLAEEPVELQNVPKLKDIDTTIKLLNQLGTKIERNGSVFVDASAVNEFCAPYDLVKTMRASIWALGPLVARFGRGQVSLPGGCAIGARPVDLHISGLEQLGAEIKLEEGYVKASVEGRLKGAHIVMDKVSVGATVTIMSAATLATGITTIENAAREPEIVDTANFLNTLGAKIRGAGTDRIIIEGVERLGGGVYRVLPDRIETGTFLVAAAISGGKVLCRHTRPDTLDAVLAKLREAGAEIEVGEDWICLDMQGKRPKAVSVRTAPHPGFPTDMQAQFSLLNLVAEGTGVITETIFENRFMHVPELIRMGAHAEIESNTVICHGVEQLSGAQVMATDLRASASLVLAGCIAEGVTTIDRIYHIDRGYERIEDKLRGLGANIERVKDE, from the coding sequence ATGGATAAATTTCGTGTGCGGGGGCGGACTCGCCTGAGCGGTGAGGTCACTATTTCTGGGGCAAAAAACGCAGCCCTGCCAATTCTGTTTGCCACACTATTGGCAGAAGAGCCCGTTGAACTTCAGAATGTGCCTAAATTGAAGGACATTGATACTACTATCAAATTACTTAACCAGCTAGGTACGAAAATCGAGCGGAATGGCTCGGTATTCGTTGACGCCAGCGCAGTCAATGAGTTCTGTGCGCCTTATGACCTGGTGAAAACCATGCGTGCCTCCATCTGGGCATTAGGGCCATTGGTTGCGCGTTTTGGTCGTGGTCAGGTGTCACTACCTGGGGGGTGTGCTATCGGTGCGCGTCCTGTTGATTTGCACATCTCTGGTCTTGAACAGTTGGGTGCTGAAATCAAACTGGAAGAAGGTTATGTAAAAGCTTCTGTGGAAGGACGGTTGAAAGGTGCTCATATCGTGATGGATAAGGTCAGCGTAGGTGCGACCGTGACTATCATGAGTGCTGCTACGTTGGCTACTGGGATCACTACTATTGAGAATGCGGCGCGTGAGCCGGAAATTGTTGATACTGCCAACTTCCTTAACACGTTGGGTGCCAAAATCAGAGGTGCTGGCACAGACAGAATCATCATTGAAGGTGTTGAACGTCTAGGCGGCGGGGTTTATCGCGTTTTGCCAGACCGCATTGAAACAGGGACTTTTCTGGTCGCCGCGGCTATTTCAGGGGGGAAGGTGCTGTGCCGCCATACTCGTCCGGATACGTTAGACGCCGTGTTGGCAAAACTTCGTGAAGCGGGTGCTGAAATTGAAGTCGGGGAAGACTGGATTTGTTTGGACATGCAGGGTAAACGCCCCAAAGCCGTGAGTGTACGTACTGCTCCGCACCCTGGGTTCCCAACCGATATGCAGGCGCAGTTCAGTTTGCTGAATCTGGTCGCTGAAGGGACTGGCGTGATTACCGAGACGATATTTGAAAATCGTTTCATGCACGTGCCAGAACTGATCCGTATGGGCGCTCATGCAGAAATCGAGAGTAATACTGTTATCTGCCATGGTGTGGAACAACTTTCAGGGGCGCAGGTTATGGCAACCGATCTACGCGCTTCTGCAAGTCTGGTACTGGCTGGTTGTATTGCGGAAGGGGTAACGACGATCGATCGTATTTATCATATCGATCGTGGCTACGAGCGTATTGAAGATAAGCTGCGTGGGTTGGGTGCGAATATCGAACGTGTGAAAGACGAATAG
- the ibaG gene encoding BolA family iron metabolism protein IbaG, with protein sequence MENSEIKDVLMGALALDEAHVTGDGSHFQVIAVGELFATMSRVKKQQTVYAPLMEYIADNRIHALSIKAYTPEEWQRDRKLNGF encoded by the coding sequence ATGGAAAATAGCGAAATTAAAGACGTGCTGATGGGAGCATTGGCACTGGATGAAGCTCATGTGACTGGCGATGGTAGCCACTTTCAGGTGATCGCCGTGGGTGAACTGTTTGCCACCATGAGCCGGGTAAAAAAACAGCAAACCGTCTACGCACCGCTGATGGAATACATTGCGGATAACCGTATTCATGCTTTATCCATTAAGGCATACACCCCAGAAGAGTGGCAGCGGGATCGCAAACTCAACGGATTTTAA
- the mlaB gene encoding lipid asymmetry maintenance protein MlaB — MAEALSWVSQQQTLVLRGELDRETLLPLWRQRESLLADKTTIDIAQLQRVDSSGLALLLHFSEQHQQQGGELKILGATERLKTLATLYNLQALMPFETVS, encoded by the coding sequence ATGGCTGAAGCTTTGAGTTGGGTATCACAACAGCAAACTCTGGTTCTGCGTGGTGAGCTTGATCGCGAAACGTTATTGCCGCTGTGGCGGCAACGTGAGTCATTGCTAGCAGATAAAACTACCATTGATATCGCACAATTACAGCGCGTTGACTCTTCCGGGCTGGCGTTGCTGTTGCACTTTAGTGAGCAACACCAACAGCAAGGTGGTGAGTTAAAAATATTGGGTGCGACGGAACGGCTGAAAACGCTGGCCACACTCTATAATTTGCAAGCATTAATGCCTTTTGAAACGGTCAGTTAA
- the mlaC gene encoding phospholipid-binding protein MlaC, with product MFIKRLLMMALLVIAPLANAVDQTNPYSLMQDAAEKTFSRLESEQSKIKADPNYLRTIVREELMPFVQVKYAGALVLGRYYKEATPVQREAYFTAFQAYLEQAYGQALAMYHGQSYQIEPQQPLGDADIIAIRVTITDNGGRPPVRLDFQWRKNSKTGYWQAYDMIAEGVSMITTKQNEWASTLRLKGIEGLTQQLQAAAKQPITLDQKN from the coding sequence ATGTTTATTAAACGTTTATTGATGATGGCTCTGTTGGTGATTGCACCGCTGGCTAACGCAGTGGATCAGACAAATCCTTATAGTTTGATGCAGGATGCTGCAGAAAAAACCTTTTCACGTCTGGAAAGCGAACAGTCAAAAATTAAAGCAGATCCTAACTATCTGCGTACCATCGTGCGTGAAGAACTGATGCCATTTGTACAAGTCAAATATGCTGGTGCACTCGTGCTGGGTCGCTATTACAAAGAAGCGACACCTGTGCAGCGTGAAGCCTATTTCACTGCCTTCCAGGCTTACCTGGAGCAGGCTTACGGCCAGGCTTTGGCTATGTACCATGGCCAAAGCTATCAGATCGAACCTCAACAGCCGCTGGGTGATGCTGATATCATCGCAATACGCGTGACCATTACCGATAATGGTGGGCGGCCTCCTGTGCGCCTGGACTTCCAATGGCGCAAAAACAGCAAAACAGGTTACTGGCAGGCTTATGACATGATCGCCGAAGGCGTCAGCATGATCACCACGAAACAGAATGAGTGGGCTTCGACTCTGCGTCTTAAAGGCATCGAGGGTCTTACTCAGCAATTGCAAGCGGCGGCGAAACAACCCATCACTCTGGATCAGAAAAACTGA
- the mlaD gene encoding outer membrane lipid asymmetry maintenance protein MlaD, with amino-acid sequence MQTKKSEIWVGAFMLIALCAVIFLCLQVANVKSIGNDPTYRIYATFDNIGGLKVHSPVRIGGVVIGRVAEISLDAKTYTPRVALDIQNKYNQIPDTSSLAIRTSGLLGEQYLALNIGFEDPDMGTSLLKEGGTIQDTKSAMVLEDLIGQFLYKSGEQGGADKTGDSTTAEPIEPAPATVPSH; translated from the coding sequence ATGCAAACGAAGAAAAGTGAAATCTGGGTTGGAGCGTTTATGCTGATTGCACTCTGTGCGGTCATTTTCCTCTGCCTTCAGGTAGCCAATGTCAAGTCTATCGGTAATGATCCGACTTACCGTATTTACGCGACATTCGATAACATCGGTGGCTTGAAAGTGCATTCTCCGGTGAGGATTGGGGGGGTGGTAATTGGCAGAGTGGCTGAGATTTCACTCGATGCGAAAACCTACACACCACGTGTAGCACTGGATATTCAAAATAAATACAATCAGATACCTGACACCAGCTCGCTCGCCATCCGTACCTCTGGCCTGTTAGGAGAACAATATCTGGCGTTGAATATCGGTTTTGAAGATCCCGATATGGGGACGAGCCTTCTGAAAGAAGGGGGAACCATTCAGGACACCAAATCAGCGATGGTCCTTGAAGATTTGATCGGCCAATTTTTGTATAAAAGTGGGGAACAGGGCGGTGCTGATAAAACGGGTGACTCCACCACAGCCGAGCCAATTGAACCTGCTCCCGCCACCGTTCCAAGTCACTAA
- the mlaE gene encoding lipid asymmetry maintenance ABC transporter permease subunit MlaE codes for MFLKVLASFGRSGINTGASFGRAGLMLFHALVGRPELRKQWPLLIRQLHSVGVQSLLIIMVSGVFIGMVLGLQGYLVLTTYGAETSLGMMVALSLLRELGPVVTALLFAGRAGSALTAEIGLMKATEQISSLEMMAVDPLRRIVAPRFWAGLISMPLLTIIFVAVGIWGGSVVGVDWKGIDSGFFWSAMQGAVEWRKDLLNCLIKSVVFAITVTWIAIFNGYDAVPTSEGISRATTRTVVHSSLAVLGLDFVLTALMFGN; via the coding sequence ATGTTTTTAAAGGTGTTAGCATCTTTTGGCCGTAGTGGCATCAATACCGGCGCTTCTTTTGGACGTGCCGGATTGATGTTGTTCCATGCGCTAGTCGGTCGTCCCGAACTGCGTAAACAGTGGCCGCTGTTGATCAGGCAATTGCATAGTGTTGGTGTGCAATCGTTGTTGATTATCATGGTATCCGGCGTGTTTATTGGCATGGTGCTGGGATTGCAGGGTTATCTAGTGCTTACCACTTACGGCGCAGAGACCAGCCTGGGAATGATGGTCGCCTTATCGCTTTTGCGCGAACTGGGACCCGTCGTTACCGCATTGTTGTTTGCTGGCCGTGCCGGTTCTGCGTTGACCGCCGAGATAGGCTTGATGAAGGCTACCGAGCAAATCTCCAGCTTGGAAATGATGGCCGTTGATCCATTACGGCGTATTGTTGCCCCACGCTTTTGGGCCGGTCTTATCAGCATGCCGTTATTGACGATTATTTTCGTTGCTGTTGGTATCTGGGGGGGATCGGTAGTGGGTGTTGACTGGAAAGGTATCGACAGTGGTTTTTTCTGGTCGGCAATGCAAGGGGCGGTTGAATGGCGCAAGGATTTACTCAACTGCCTGATCAAAAGTGTGGTATTTGCTATCACCGTTACTTGGATCGCGATCTTCAACGGCTATGATGCGGTACCGACTTCAGAAGGGATTAGCCGGGCAACGACACGTACAGTAGTACATTCGTCACTGGCCGTGCTGGGATTGGATTTTGTGCTGACAGCACTGATGTTTGGGAATTGA